From the genome of Mycobacterium dioxanotrophicus, one region includes:
- a CDS encoding cytosine permease encodes MADALRQSGAESSLDATLTDLPLRPAERIWGFWQHSAVNVGLAVATWAFLQGAAVAYYVGVTQAIASIVIGYGISVLLVALAPCMPSVKYGIEQFVGLRSIFGENGARVVMVSVSTVLAAAWSAVLAIMFGHGLVTVVNEIAGTHLSESGVAASLLGLVAIVVSWIVLARGPVSVEAVCRFIAPLLVLIIVGVIVIVFSGHSWSDLTALVPLGGAGDDPHLSFMLAVELNLAGGFAWWPNLGNLARLTRSSRAAFWPNWIGVFGASVCAAVVGVLAALSLQIEDPTQWMIPLAGAGLGVVALVIICLANITAILSQGYASMVALKGGGGAFFRKAAWPLMLAVILGPAAVLVFFPSAVYDNYGRFVSWGAIVLAPLCAVQVVDYFVLRRRHLNVRDLFRPVGESAYSYWNGFNIAAFAAVAAGAVTYALLLNPVTYEPTGVFR; translated from the coding sequence ATGGCCGACGCACTGCGCCAGAGCGGCGCCGAGAGCAGCCTGGATGCCACGCTGACCGATCTCCCCCTGCGTCCGGCCGAACGGATCTGGGGCTTCTGGCAGCACTCCGCTGTCAACGTGGGACTCGCGGTGGCCACCTGGGCGTTCCTGCAGGGCGCCGCAGTCGCCTACTACGTGGGTGTCACGCAGGCCATCGCGTCGATCGTGATCGGCTACGGCATCAGCGTCCTGCTCGTCGCCCTGGCCCCGTGCATGCCCTCGGTCAAATACGGCATCGAACAATTCGTCGGCCTGCGCAGCATCTTCGGTGAGAACGGCGCCAGGGTCGTGATGGTCTCGGTGTCCACCGTGCTGGCCGCGGCCTGGTCGGCCGTGCTGGCCATCATGTTCGGCCACGGCCTGGTCACCGTCGTCAACGAGATTGCCGGAACACATCTTTCGGAATCCGGCGTGGCCGCCAGCCTGCTGGGCCTGGTCGCGATCGTGGTGTCCTGGATCGTGCTGGCGCGCGGCCCCGTGTCGGTCGAGGCCGTGTGCCGCTTCATCGCACCGCTGCTGGTGCTCATCATCGTCGGCGTCATCGTGATCGTGTTCTCCGGGCACAGCTGGTCGGACCTCACCGCACTGGTTCCCCTCGGCGGTGCCGGCGACGACCCGCATCTGAGCTTCATGCTGGCCGTCGAACTGAACCTGGCCGGCGGCTTCGCCTGGTGGCCCAACCTGGGCAACCTGGCCCGGCTGACCCGTAGCTCGCGAGCAGCGTTCTGGCCCAACTGGATCGGCGTGTTCGGCGCCTCGGTGTGCGCCGCGGTGGTCGGCGTCCTGGCCGCCCTCTCGCTGCAGATCGAGGACCCGACCCAGTGGATGATCCCGCTCGCCGGCGCAGGCCTCGGGGTGGTGGCGTTGGTCATCATCTGCCTGGCCAACATCACCGCGATCCTGTCCCAGGGCTACGCGTCGATGGTCGCCCTCAAGGGCGGCGGCGGAGCGTTCTTCCGCAAGGCGGCTTGGCCTCTCATGCTCGCGGTGATCCTCGGTCCGGCCGCGGTCCTGGTGTTCTTCCCGTCGGCCGTATACGACAACTACGGGCGGTTCGTGTCCTGGGGCGCGATCGTGTTGGCACCGCTGTGCGCGGTCCAGGTCGTCGACTACTTCGTCCTGCGGCGTCGGCACCTCAACGTCCGCGACCTGTTCCGCCCGGTCGGCGAATCCGCCTACAGCTACTGGAACGGGTTCAACATCGCGGCGTTCGCTGCCGTCGCCGCCGGCGCGGTCACCTACGCACTGCTGCTCAACCCGGTGACCTACGAACCGACCGGCGTGTTCCGGTAA